DNA from Oryzisolibacter sp. LB2S:
GATGACGCCCAGCAGGCTGGCCGGCGCGCGCGGGTCGCGCACGCCCACGCGCCAGGGCCTGCCCTGCAGGCTGCCGCTGACGAGCACGTCACCGCCGCCGTTGACCAGGGCGTTGGTCACGCCCTCGCGCTCGAGCACGCGCAGACCCGCGGCCAGGATGGGCAGCTTGGCGATGCCGCCCAGGTCGAGCCGCATGCCGCGCTCCGCCAGATAGGCCGTGCCCGCGCGCGCATCCAGGTGCAGCCGGCGCGCACCCACATGGCGCAGCGCGGCGGCGATGTCGGCCGCGGCCGGCATGGCCTGCCGCCCCGGCTCGAAATGCCAGCCCGACAGCGCGCCCACCGTGGGATCAAAAGCGCCCCGGCTCTCGCGCCAGACATGCTGCGCGCTCTCGAGCACGGCCATGACCTCGGGCGTCACCGCCACGGGGTGGCGGCCCGCGGCCTCGTCGATGCGCCGCACCACGCTGTCGGCGCGGTAGCGGCTCAGTTCGGCCTCCAGGCGCTGCATCTCGGCAAAGGCCTGCGCGATGGCGGCCTGCAGATGACGCGCATCGGCGCCGTCGGCCACGATGTCCACGCGCGTGCCCATGAGGTCACGGCTTGCACGCTGCGGCCCGCTGGCCCGCGCCATGCCGGGAAGCGCCCAGGCCGCCGCGCCCAGCAGGGGCAGCGCCAGGGCAATGCGCCGGCGCGACAGCCGCCCGCCTTGCCATCCGTTGTTCATGGCACGCACTCCTCGCCTTACACCGACTGGTCGGCCATGTAGTCCACGGCGGCCTTCACGTCTTCGTCGCTGAGCGATGAGGCACCGCCACGCGCGGGCATCTGGCCCTTGGCGCCGGTAAAGCCCTCGATGGCGTGCTTGTACAGCGTGTCCTTGCCCTGGGCGATGCGCGGGCCCCAGTCGGCCTTGTCGCCGGGCTTGGGCGCACCGGCCACGCCGGCGGCATGGCACATGGCGCAGGTCTTGCCATAGACGCTCTTGCCGGCCGTGTTCTCGGCCGCGGGGGCGGGAGCGGGGGCCGGCGCCGGCGCGGGTGCCTCGGCGGCAGGCGCCGGGGCCGGAGCCGTTGCGGGCGCCTCGCTCTTGCCGCAGGCGGCCAATGCCAGCGCAGCGGCGGCCAGCACCATCGTGAGGGATGTCTTGTTCATGGAGAAAGCCTTTCTTGTATTTGCTCGTCCGAGCCAGCCGGCATCGCAGCCCGCGCCCCATGCGCCGGGCCTGCCTTCTGGCATGGGCGTCAGTTTGGTAGTTTCCAGAATTGCTTGGTTGATACAAATCAATATCCAAAGAATCATTTGGAGTGAACATTCAACCGCCCTCCGAAACGGGGCGCGCCTCACACAACACCAAGCCCGTACCGAGTCCATGGACATGCTGCGAACCTCCCATCTCCTGCGCTGGTGGGTCGTCGCGTGCTTCGTGGCCAGCCTGGGCGCGGCGCTGGTGACCTCCCTGGCACAGCCGCGCAGCATGGAGCTGGTGTGCTCGGGCGTCCATGGCACCACCATGGTGGTGCATGCCAGCACCGGCAATCCCGTGCTCGACCAACTGGGTGCGGACTGCGCACTCTGCCTGCTGGGCAGCGCGCCACCGCCGCCCCTGGCGCAGGCGCGGGCGGGCCTTCCGGCACCTCATCTGCTTCCTGCGCCGCCGTCCCTGGCGCTGGCGCCCTCCCCCACGGCCGCGCCGCCGCCGGCGCGCGGCCCACCACCGATTTCCGTTTAACACACCCTGAAAGAGGACCTCATGAGCAAGAAAGTAGACCTGGGCAATGAGACCGTCGGCATGGGCCGTCGCCGTTTCATCAACACGGCCGCCCTGGCCGGCCTGACCGTGGGCGTTGCCGCTTGCAACGACAAGCCGGCGGCCGCTCCCGCGGCCCCCAGCGCCCCGGCCCCGGCCGCCGACCATGCGGGCGGCGCGGCCGCCGGCATTCACCTCAAGCCGGGCGAGCTCGACACCTACTACGGCCTCTGGAGCGGCGGTCACAACGGTGACGTGCGCGTGCTGGGCCTGCCCTCGGGCCGTGAGATCCACCGCATCCCCTGCTTCGTGCCCGACGCGCTCGTGGGCTGGGGCATTACGAACGAATCCAAGGCCGTCATGGGCACCAAGGCCGACGGTAGCCTGCGCTACACGGTGGCCGACACGCACCACCTGCACGCCTCGTACAAGGACGGCAACTACGACGGTCGCTACGCCTGGGTCAACGACAAGATCAACGCACGCATCGCGCGCATCCGTCTGGACTACATGGTCTGCGACAAGATCACCGACCTGCCCAACGTGCAGGGCTTCCACGGCATCTTCCCGGACAAGGCCGACCCGGTCGATCCCGCGATCAACTACACCACGCGCGTGTTCTGCGGTGGCGAGTTCGCCATCCCCCTGCCCAACGACGGCAAGGACGTGAACGCGCCCGAGAAATACCGCTCGCTGTTCACCTGCGTCGACGCCGAGACCATGGAGGTGCGCTGGCAGGTGCTGATCGACGGCAACTGCGACCTGGTGGCCACGTCGTATGACGGAAAGCTCGCCGCCACCAACCAGTACAACACCGAGAACGGCATGCACTACGAGGACATGATGTCCGCCGAGCGCGACGCCTGCCTGTTCTTCAACGTGGCGCGCATCGAGGAGGCCGTCAAGGCCGGCAAGTTCAAGACCTATGGCAACAAGGTGCCCGTGGTCGACGGCACGCGCGAGGCCAACAAGGACGCCGCCACGGCCCTGGTGGCCTATGTCAGCGTTCCCAAGAACCCGCACGGCGTGAACGCCTCGCCCGACGGCAAGTACTTCATCTGCGCGGGCAAGCTCTCGCCCACCACCACCACCATCGAGCTGGCCAAGGTGCTCGACTGGTTCGACGGCAAGATGGAGAAGCTCGACGACGCCATCGTCGCCGAGGTCGAGGTTGGCCTGGGCCCGCTGCACACGGCCTTCGACGGCCGCGGCAACGCCTACACCACGCTGTTCCTGGACAGCCAGATCGTCAAGTGGAACGTGGAGAAGGCCATCGCCTTCCACAAGGGCGACAAGAACGCCAAGTACGTGGTCGACCGCATCGACGTGCACTACCAGCCCGGCCACATCAACGCCTCGCAGTCCGAAACCAAGGCTGCCGACGGCAAGTACCTGGCCGTGGGATGCAAGTTCTCCAAGGACCGCTTCCTGCCCGTGGGCCCGCTACACCCCGAGAACGAGCAGCTGATCGACATCTCGGGCGAGAAGATGGTGCTGCTGGCCGACCACCCGGTGCGCGGCGAGCCGCACGACTTCATCATCTTCAAGCGCGACATCCTCAAGCCCAAGCAGGTCTATGACCTGGACGACTCGCCCCTGGCCATCAAGGATGCCAAGGAGTCGGGCGTCACCCGCAACGGCAAGAAGGTCACGGTCAAGCTCACCTCGCAGGCGCCGGCCTTCAGCCTGCGCGAGTTCACGGTGAAGAAGGGCGACGAGGTCACGCTGATCCTGACCAACCTGGACAAGATCGAGGACCTGACGCACGGCTTCGCCCTGCCCAAGTACAACATCCAGTTCGTCATCAATCCGCTGGAGACCAAGTCGGTGACCTTCATCGCCGACAAGCCGGGCGTGTTCTGGGCCTACTGCTCCACGTTCTGCCACGCGCTGCACCTTGAGATGCGCACGCGCATGAT
Protein-coding regions in this window:
- a CDS encoding FAD:protein FMN transferase — its product is MNNGWQGGRLSRRRIALALPLLGAAAWALPGMARASGPQRASRDLMGTRVDIVADGADARHLQAAIAQAFAEMQRLEAELSRYRADSVVRRIDEAAGRHPVAVTPEVMAVLESAQHVWRESRGAFDPTVGALSGWHFEPGRQAMPAAADIAAALRHVGARRLHLDARAGTAYLAERGMRLDLGGIAKLPILAAGLRVLEREGVTNALVNGGGDVLVSGSLQGRPWRVGVRDPRAPASLLGVIEVEGFGIVASSGDYERGFVHQGRRLHHVLDPQTGWPTEGVHGVALLARDVHAVNGWGTALMVQGMEAVPAWSARHPDVAVLAASGDGALWQSGGMRRALRPVSA
- a CDS encoding c-type cytochrome, whose amino-acid sequence is MNKTSLTMVLAAAALALAACGKSEAPATAPAPAPAAEAPAPAPAPAPAPAAENTAGKSVYGKTCAMCHAAGVAGAPKPGDKADWGPRIAQGKDTLYKHAIEGFTGAKGQMPARGGASSLSDEDVKAAVDYMADQSV
- the nosZ gene encoding TAT-dependent nitrous-oxide reductase, whose product is MSKKVDLGNETVGMGRRRFINTAALAGLTVGVAACNDKPAAAPAAPSAPAPAADHAGGAAAGIHLKPGELDTYYGLWSGGHNGDVRVLGLPSGREIHRIPCFVPDALVGWGITNESKAVMGTKADGSLRYTVADTHHLHASYKDGNYDGRYAWVNDKINARIARIRLDYMVCDKITDLPNVQGFHGIFPDKADPVDPAINYTTRVFCGGEFAIPLPNDGKDVNAPEKYRSLFTCVDAETMEVRWQVLIDGNCDLVATSYDGKLAATNQYNTENGMHYEDMMSAERDACLFFNVARIEEAVKAGKFKTYGNKVPVVDGTREANKDAATALVAYVSVPKNPHGVNASPDGKYFICAGKLSPTTTTIELAKVLDWFDGKMEKLDDAIVAEVEVGLGPLHTAFDGRGNAYTTLFLDSQIVKWNVEKAIAFHKGDKNAKYVVDRIDVHYQPGHINASQSETKAADGKYLAVGCKFSKDRFLPVGPLHPENEQLIDISGEKMVLLADHPVRGEPHDFIIFKRDILKPKQVYDLDDSPLAIKDAKESGVTRNGKKVTVKLTSQAPAFSLREFTVKKGDEVTLILTNLDKIEDLTHGFALPKYNIQFVINPLETKSVTFIADKPGVFWAYCSTFCHALHLEMRTRMIVEA